A stretch of the Paenibacillus dendritiformis genome encodes the following:
- a CDS encoding GNAT family N-acetyltransferase, with protein MLACPECRKEKLEISLSWIGISRLARSYSNSNVPDYFAAVERKDFDAYLDDLKGPYFVMEEETGAIVACGGYAAEEEDPTIAVLCWGMVRRDLHRCGFGRQLLAERLRRIAAEPQLPRDDRDIAIQPRFFRTVRVHCGKGRPGRLRAGLGEVLCPLSLIPCCMERNIPPNRLLPFPA; from the coding sequence GTGCTGGCATGTCCGGAGTGCCGGAAAGAGAAGCTGGAGATTAGCCTTTCATGGATTGGGATTAGTCGGCTTGCCAGGAGCTATTCGAATAGCAATGTTCCCGATTATTTTGCAGCCGTTGAGCGCAAAGATTTTGATGCTTATCTCGATGACCTGAAGGGTCCTTACTTCGTGATGGAAGAGGAGACAGGCGCCATTGTCGCCTGCGGCGGGTACGCGGCTGAAGAGGAAGATCCTACGATTGCCGTGCTCTGTTGGGGAATGGTCCGTCGCGATCTTCACCGCTGCGGGTTCGGCCGACAGCTTCTGGCCGAGCGGTTGCGGCGAATTGCGGCGGAGCCGCAACTCCCGCGTGACGATCGAGACATCGCAATACAGCCGCGCTTTTTTCGAACGGTTCGGGTTCACTGCGGAAAGGGTCGTCCCGGACGGCTTCGCGCCGGGCTTGGGGAAGTTTTATGCCCGCTTAGCCTTATCCCTTGTTGCATGGAGCGGAACATTCCCCCGAACCGGCTTCTCCCATTTCCAGCTTGA
- a CDS encoding DJ-1/PfpI family protein — protein sequence MSKKVLILTGDAVEALEAYYPYYRCLEEGFEATIASPTDTKVLHTVVHDFEDWQTFTEKRGYQLEAHASFEQIDPEQYDALIIPGGRAPEHIRLHKDFPRIVRHFFQKDKPVMILCHASVALTVIAEEIKGREMTAYFACRPEVEAAGAKYVETRFHVDRNLISGHAWNDLPQLMREFVKQVNALA from the coding sequence ATGTCTAAAAAAGTGCTGATTCTTACTGGCGATGCGGTCGAAGCATTGGAAGCATACTATCCTTATTATCGTTGCCTGGAGGAAGGATTCGAAGCGACCATCGCTTCGCCGACGGATACGAAAGTGCTGCATACCGTCGTCCACGATTTTGAAGACTGGCAGACGTTTACGGAAAAGCGGGGCTACCAGTTGGAAGCCCATGCTTCGTTCGAGCAGATCGATCCTGAGCAATACGATGCCCTGATTATCCCGGGCGGACGGGCACCGGAGCATATTCGCCTGCATAAGGATTTCCCGCGGATTGTCCGCCATTTCTTCCAAAAGGATAAACCGGTCATGATCCTGTGCCATGCCAGCGTGGCGCTGACCGTGATCGCCGAAGAGATCAAAGGGCGGGAAATGACGGCCTACTTCGCTTGCCGTCCGGAAGTGGAAGCGGCAGGGGCGAAGTATGTGGAGACCCGGTTCCATGTGGATCGCAACCTGATCTCCGGCCATGCATGGAACGACTTGCCGCAGCTGATGAGAGAATTCGTGAAGCAGGTCAATGCTTTGGCTTAA
- a CDS encoding winged helix-turn-helix transcriptional regulator, giving the protein MSDIRKEIKEKLKNGDFTCSKELTLSMFSGKWKVVILWHLGVEGPHRFSELQRLFPKITHKMLTSQLKELMEDGIVHREVYPEVPPRVEYSMTELGMTLLPIIQMMYDWGEKRIAQLKLEMGEAGSGECSAPCNKG; this is encoded by the coding sequence ATGTCCGACATTCGAAAAGAAATCAAGGAAAAGCTCAAAAACGGCGATTTTACCTGTTCCAAGGAACTGACCCTCTCCATGTTCAGCGGCAAGTGGAAGGTGGTCATCCTCTGGCATCTCGGGGTAGAAGGGCCGCATCGCTTCAGCGAGCTGCAGCGCCTGTTCCCCAAAATTACGCATAAAATGCTGACGAGCCAACTGAAAGAACTGATGGAGGACGGGATCGTCCACCGGGAAGTGTACCCGGAAGTGCCGCCGCGCGTGGAATACTCGATGACCGAGCTGGGGATGACCCTGCTGCCGATCATTCAGATGATGTACGATTGGGGCGAAAAGCGGATTGCACAACTCAAGCTGGAAATGGGAGAAGCCGGTTCGGGGGAATGTTCCGCTCCATGCAACAAGGGATAA